The Bombus affinis isolate iyBomAffi1 chromosome 17, iyBomAffi1.2, whole genome shotgun sequence genome includes a region encoding these proteins:
- the LOC126926284 gene encoding phospholipase B1, membrane-associated-like → MDKFRLYLLLQLCVLTASQKTILDSPINLFHYRQVRNWLFQSTEANNHDEGSVSQSARNESKLQIQVPSDVAFPCNVTGGRSPKVPESIHRLRPGDIDVIAAMGDSLTAGAGIFATNLLEVFVENRGASASIGGEGTWRTYLTLPNIFKEFNPKLLGYALGDSLTTQSASQLNVAEIGAISRDMPFMAKHLVNKMRNDPRIDIKRHWKLISLFIGHNDFCGDICGLPSPWFVLNNHKTDLINTLTILRDNLRRTFVTIHIMPHLKELVATRQGRKSLKCYLTTTFECPCLFALQFRDQRQEYYKIMERWQELEEEIANYPEFHRNDFTVIILPTLKHAKIPLARDGFADLSYLSADCFHLSQKSNAILANNLWNNLLEPVGNKSSVWTPLYERFLCPTSERPFLMTRENSHKFF, encoded by the exons ATGGACAAGTTTCGTTTGTATCTTTTGTTACAATTATGCGTGCTGACGGCATCTCAAAAGACGATTTTAGATTCGCCAATAAATTTGTTCCATTATCGGCAAGTTCGTAACTGGCTTTTCCAAAGTACCG AAGCAAATAATCACGATGAGGGATCAGTCTCGCAATCAGCGCGAAATGAAAGCAAACTTCAAATACAAGTTCCATCGGACGTTGCATTCCCTTGCAACGTTACag GTGGCAGGTCTCCCAAGGTTCCCGAGTCGATTCATCGTTTGAGACCAGGTGATATAGATGTTATTGCCGCGATGGGCGATTCTTTGACAGCCGGTGCTGGAATTTTTGCAACTAATCTATTGGAGGTGTTCGTCGAAAATAGAGGCGCGTCAGCGAGCATTGGTGGTGAAGGAACTTGGCGAACATACTTGACGCTTCCCAATATTTTTAAA GAATTTAACCCCAAATTATTGGGCTATGCACTTGGAGATTCTCTGACTACTCAATCAGCTTCGCAGTTAAACGTCGCTGAGATCGGTGCAATATCCAGGGATATGCCATTTATGGCCAAACATCTAGTCAATAAAATGAGAAATGATCCGAGGATAGATATAAAGAGACATTGGAAG TTGATCTCTTTATTCATCGGGCACAATGATTTTTGTGGCGATATATGTGGACTTCCTTCTCCGTGGTTTGTTTTGAATAATCACAAAACTGATTTAATTAatactcttacgatattaaGAGATAATTTACGCAGGACTTTCGTCACTATTCATATAATGCCTCACTTAAAGGAACTCGTTGCTACACGTCAAGGGAGAAAGTCTTTGAAATGCTATTTAACCACTACTTTTGAATGCCCATGTTTGTTCGCTTTGCAATTCAGAGATCAAAGACAGGAGTATTATAAAATAATGGAGAG GTGGCAAGAGTTGGAAGAAGAAATCGCCAATTATCCAGAATTTCATAGAAATGACTTCACTGTAATAATTTTACCAACACTTAAACACGCGAAGATACCGCTTGCCAGAGATGGATTCGCCGATTTATCGTATCTTTCTGCTGATTGCTTTCACCTAAGCCAAAAATCTAATGCAATAT TGGCAAATAATCTGTGGAACAATTTGTTAGAACCAGTTGGCAACAAATCTTCTGTTTGGACCCCATTATATGAAAGATTTTTGTGCCCTACTTCGGAAAGACCATTCTTGATGACACGTGAAAACTCGCACAAGTTTTTCTAA